CCGGCTTTTCAGTGGCCGATCCGACAAGGTGGACTTTAGTTTACCTGCTTCTCTGACAGTTTGGCACGGTGTTTTTACAAAACCTTTTCGGTGAAAAACTGCGAGGCCAACGAACAGTGTTGCCAGATGGTGAAATTGGCTAAAAAATCCACGAAATTCAAACGTGCTCAGTCGTCCGCCAAATGCgtcaaaaatactaactacCAAAAATATATCGCAATTTAATCGTACTTATTGTGTGGAGCTGTCCCTTTTTAGCACATGCTCTCCTTATGGCTGACTTGAGATATTGCTTTGCAGCACTTGATGGTGTGACCAGCTGTGTTTTGATGACAGTGCTGCCCATAAAAACGTTTGTGGGCGGCAATTTTGAATGGCTAGCAAAGTGCCTTTGCTGCGATAAGATaagcaaacaataaacaaagtgatttcttttcaatttaatttgcacacTTAAACTTTTGCGTTGCGAATGGTATCATAAGTACTACCTTTTACGccttcaatttaaaataaataaatgcttttgTTACTAATAgcaaagaataaaaaaaaacacccactCATTGCTAAagctcatttcatttttaaaagatAAGGACTCATTGTTCGGTGAACAAAAGAAAAAGCAGTATAAAATAACTTCTTCCTGTCACTTATCGCTGAATCATCTAAGCGTGATATACGTGATTGCAAACTGAAAACGAAGAACAatccaaataaacaaacaccCTTTGCATGTGtatttttgtggtttttgtttatttaataatagatTAATTACCGTACACTTAACCGAGAGAGTCCTATTCGTAACCATACACACTAAATATGCACAGAATTTTGTTGCATcgtgaataaaaaaaaaaatagtgaaTTCATTGAAATATTAGCAAAGTAACAAAGTAAAGTACAAAGCATTCGCACGGATCAATTACAgcaatggaaattaaatggcCCAGAAAGGGTGTGAATAGATCTGTTTTTTGTGGGGaaagttggttggttggttgtttCGTTAATGGGTAGGACACAAAGCAGAGTTTAATTGAAATACTAACGCGTTtggaaaatgtatatatataaaataatgttCACATAACAATTGTTTTTGtagttttcggtttttgtggattttttttgttgccctgcgTATCAGATCAATTTCAAGTTCTTTTCATGTGGCATTTCCTGCGGTTTTCCTCAATTCGTTTAGCTAACTCGCCGTCCATATTGTAAGCTTGCATGCTaaacacaaaatatattttatttatatatagatttCTGTATAGGGGGGGGGCTTCATTCCGATGCATCCCGACCGGAGCAAAGTTAGTTAATTTTGGCCATGCCGTAAACATTCTCATCGGAGTAGGCAATGTACAGGAAATAGTCCTCCTCGTGATGTTCCTATAAAAATACATCGAACGTATGTGATTCGATTGCAAGGCTAATAATAATGGGCATTGTGGTAATTACCTGGTACAGGGAGCCCATGGTAGCCGATGTTGGTGGAATGACGTTGTTCACAAAGAAGAAGAGGGCATCCTCGGGACGCAGGTGGATGCGCTTGCGAATGAGGAAGTAGAACTGACCGACGGTCAGGTCGGAAGGCACCAGGTACTTCTTCTTGTCCAAATCACCGATGCGCGCCTTGGGAGCCTTCTCGACGATGACCTTTGGGTTTAAATAGAAGAAGAAATACAGGAGGTGAGTTGTTGTTGCGGGCTACTTGTGCATGTTAATGTGCGCACATTTCGCACCTGATTACGTGCCCAATAAGGCTCACATATTTGGCTACAAATGGCATTTGCATTGCTGGAAGCAAGTGTGCTCGAATACGTGCTACCTTGGAATATGATAATGCCGAAAACATAAACTATAGTCTTATGAATTCTGATGCTTGCTATCTAGTGTACAAAATACcttaatattaattgaaaactAATTTGTTTACGAACAACTATACCTGATTGTTATTGGCCTGACTCATATTATATTTAGACAGGAAAATGAGTAATTTCGTAATTTCAGTCAGTAATTTCGTAATGCATTTTGGAATTTCGTAAGTTGGAATGTGTAATTACACACACGTGTGTTTTTGTTcacatattatttttaagccaaattcaatgcatttttcaagGGGTATATGTTTTGTAATATAATTAAGATTTCTAGCACCTGTTTACATTCAAGTTCACCTGTAtcatctgtttttttttgttcattatGCAAAAACACATACACATTTTACAGCATTTTAGCCAAATTGATCACCAAGACGACCAAGTTGGTCATTGAAGTGAGCTTTGTAACGAATCTACTGCATTTCCTTGGCTCTGGAATAATTGCTAGCTGGCCTAGACTAGACGATCCGTTCTAGCCAGGGGCTCATTAGTTAGCCTTAGCCAAATTATTGGCAAACTGGTTtgtccaattttttttttttggaacaGGAAGCGGGTGCCAACATAGTGAATACGAAATGGGCAAAAACTGCTTGTCGCGAATGCCACCCCTCTATACACTAGTGTTCTATCGAAATTCGTTATCGTCATTGGCCGAACTCAAGGCACAAGTATGAGATGTGCtagtacgtatgtatgtactaaGTATATTCTATAGAATTCGGATATATATGGATATGCTGGTGGTCCGAGCGACCAGCTGGCCTTGCCCCTCGCTCAGCTGTTATGTGATTTGTGATTTGGCACTGCTGcacttgccaaaaaaaaaaaacactaaaatAACACTGGCAATAATATTTCGGGGGTGCATATATAgcgcacatatgtacatatttgtacatatatacatatgcatatgcagtCCGAATCAAAATCGAAAACAAGAACTGCACTTTTCGCTGCGATTGGGGCACCTTCAGCAGTTtgtcgtttcgtttcgtttggttttgttttggtttttgtgaaAGGAGTTTTCGCTGATAACGTGGTgaaatgcatacatacatagcagaaaaacaacaaagaagaagcagaagatgtttttgtttttttcaaCCTttctgttttccattttttttattatttttgttttgtgttcaGCAGCGCATCTATGACTAATTCCAGTCGCACTTTGTGTATttgcgaaaaacaaaacaagcagCGCTAGTATAAGTGTGTATTAGTGAGTATTAGTGACTTTTTTTATGCGCAGTACTCGCTCGTTTtgccaacaaacaaacgaaattaaaatcgaaaacaaCTGGTTGGtgcacacacagaaaaaaaacgGGGTGGTCAAAACTTTGCTTGTAACTAAATTATGATGACAGATAGATATATGCGATTTTCTTGCTGTGTAGCCAGAGGGTGGGATAGAGGAGAGGAAGAGGTGGCACAGATGAAATCTAGCactgaaaacaacaacatcacAACAGCTGAGCAAGTGAAACGGCTGCTTTGTTCTCTCcctttttttgcttttgttttttcctgtCGACAtctgtgtgcctgtgtgcgCGTGTATGCgtgcgtatgtgtgtatgCAGGGGGCAGAATTTTCGTTTGAATTTCTTTTGAGAGCTTGTCGCCTGTTCCCCCCACCAGTAATGCAAAATGCACTTTATGCAATACCCATCGCACAAATTTCCCCAGCCACCTGATGTGCCAGTGcaataatattgtaataaCAATCGAAATACCCAATATGCGCAGTATTGATTTTCTTCGgtgcaaacacaaaaaaaaagagcgagAAAAAAAACGACGCAAAACAAACGCATACACAGAAGctcgcacatacacacacactcgcacgcatatatacacacacacacacgtctCTTTATACCTATatgcatttatatatatatttttgagtACTTACGGGCACACGGTCTGGATATTTGCGACGGATCTTGTCGCCCTCGGCGCGACGCTTCTCGAAGGCGTGCTCCTCCTTGTATTGGAACTTCATGATTGCAATGAAGAGGTAATTGGCTAAGAAACGCAGCTTCTATCACTTCGTTTGCTTTTGGGACTGTGCCGAATATCGATGCGTTGCTGAGCTTGTGTTTTTCTCTTCTCTGTTTTCTCGTACAAACGGTACGAAATACTTGTGTAGAGTGACCGTGCGCAGCAGTTGACAGAGCGCTTCGGTCTAAAAATCGATGACTTGCTGGTTTTATCGATAAGCACTCGCACTGTGGTGACTGCACTCGCTAACTGCTGTGGCTAGACTGACCGTGTGTGACCAGTGAGCGCGCAGAGACACCAACCCGAAACGCGCTAATAGTGGTGGCATATTAGACAGACACCATTTGGTTCATGTATTCGCTAAATGTTATCGGATGCAACCATGTGGTTCATGTGCTCGCTAGCAGACGGCTGTCGATATGGTTGTTGTACGCGTTAAATGGTATACACACCTACGGTCACACTGCACATATAACAGTTTTTCGCCGCAATAGAAGAATCCCTATTGTGCCATCGATATTATCGATATCACTAACTGTCATCGATGGATTGACGCAGCAGGCGAGACGAAACGTTAATTGTCAACTGTTCCCTCTGGCTGCTTACACACATAAATACACATCGCAcggaagaaaaacaaaaaagagaaGGATGAGCAGCCAGGGACACCATAAGATGTCCGGCGGCGGCAAGAAGGGCGCCATGGAGCAGGACTACACCGACGTGGTCGATCTGGGCGATCGCTTCTCAGCGGACATGGCGCGCCTCTGCATGAACGAACAGTACGCGGACGTGGAGTTCATCGTCGAGGAGGAGCGCATACCCGCCCACCGCGTCATACTCGCGGCACGCAGCGAATACTTCCGGGCGCTGCTGTACGGCGGCATGGCGGAGACCACACAGCGCCAAATACCGCTTGAGGTGCCGCTGGAAGCGTTCAAGGTGCTGCTGCGCTACATTTACTCGGGCACACTGCTGCTGTCCACATTGGACGAGGATTCCACCATCGATGTGCTGGGCATGGCCAATCAGTATGGTTTCCAGGATCTGGAGATGGCCATATCGAATTATTTACGCCAGTATCTGGCCTTGGACAATGTCTGCATGATTCTTGATGCGGCGCGTCTATACAATCTAGAGGAACTCACCGAGGTTTGCCTAATGTTCATGGATCGCAATGCCGGCGACCTGCTGCTGCACAACAGCTTCAATACGCTATCCAAGGTAAGTTCACAACCAATTGGTAAAGTTGGCACTAAGAGTATGTAATGCTTACAGGAATCGCTGGAGGAGGTACTACGGCGTGACTGCTTCTTCGCCCCCGAGGTGCAGATCTTTTTGGCCGTGTGGAAGTGGAGCCGCTTCAATAGCAACGTGGACTTCAAGTCCGTGGTTAGTTATGTCCGCCTGCCACTGATGAACCTCGAGCATCTGCTGCAGGTGGTGCGTCCCTCGGGCATCCTGGATCCCGACAAGATTCTCGACGCCATCGACGAGCGCAGCACTTCAAAGGCGCTGCCCTACAGGGCGGCGCTCTGGCCGGAGGAAAACGTGGCCGCGGAGACGTTTTTGTCGCGCTGCATCCAGGGAGAGTGTCGCGACGCGCTGCTGGATGGAGATGTGACCACCTATGACATGGAGAACGGGTATACGCGCCACTGCATTACGGACAGCAAAGATGCGGGCATTGTGGTCGAATTGGGCACGTTCTGCATGATCAATCACATTCGCATGCTGCTCTGGGACAGAGACAGCCGGGCGTACTCCTACTACGTTGAGGTGTCCGGCGACCAGCAGCATTGGGATCGCGTGGTCGACTACAGCGACTACCACTGCCGCTCCTGGCAATACTTATACTTCGAAGCACGACCCGTCAGATTCATTCGACTGGTGGGCACCCAGAACACTGTAAACCGGGTAAGTCAGCAGTGATCTCTTCAAACTTTCCCCATTCTTTAACTTTTTCCCTTTCCATTAATATATAGGTATTCCATGTTGTGGGTCTGGAAGCCATGCACACGGCCAAGGTGCCGCGTTTAGTTAACCATTTTGTGGCGCCCAAGACGAACGTGGCCACCGTAGAGATGAGCGCCATTGTGACGGACGGCGTGAGTCGCACCCGCAACGCGCTTATCAACGGCGATTATGTGCGCTACGACTGGGACTCGGGATATACTTGCCACCAATTGGGCAGCGGCGAGATCGTCGTCCGTTTGGGCCAACCCTACTATTTGGGCTCAATGAGGCTGTTGCTGTGGGACTGCGATGATCGCACCTACAGCTTCTACATCGAAATTTCGACGAACCGCAAGGAATGGCAAATGGTCGTGGACCGCCGCAACGACAGGACCCGCTCCTGGCAGAACTTTCACTTTACTCCGCGTCCAGTGGTCTATATCCGCATTGTGGGCACACGCAACACAGCGAATGAGGTACGTAGCAGTGCAGCGCCACAAAACATGTCCGATAAGCTAATGCTCTCCTTGCTCTTAGATCTTCCACTGCGTCCACCTCGAATGTCCGACCCaggacaaaaactacttaaaGAAGATAGCCGACATGGAGAAGGAGCGCGAGAAGAgggagaaggagaagaagaCGGCCAAGACTGACGATGACAATATTGCCTCTACCTCGGGATCCTCGTTGGCTTCAGGCCATGCTGAAAGTCCCTCCACTTcctccagcagcagccaaaGCGTTTTAAGGTCCATCCACTGGCCGCCACAGACAAGGGAAGTGGCCGTTGCCCCACTCACTCCGCCAGCACTCTCCCCGCCCGGCACGCCAGCACTTCCGGCTCCTCTGACCCCGGCAACCTCGTCGCCGCATAACAACCATGAACAAAATCAGCCAAGTAATATCAGTGCAGACGCAAGCCACCACACCAGTCCAAGTTCAAGGAGCAACCCCAGTCCCAGCCTAAGTAGGAGCAGAAGCCAGAGTGCGGAGTTGGAGCCAGTGCCGCCATTGGTTGAGCTTGACACCAGGGAGACGCTCTGAGCTGATCGCCGCTGCGGCCGATAATGTTTTGTACTTGAAATACTCCTGTGGTCTGTTAGCTGTTAGTCTCCGCGCTTAGTTATATTTTGCAGACCGTGCTGCTCTTGTTATCTAGTCCTTCCCAGTGCCCCAATGCTTGGTGGTTCCAAAACCTGTGCATTGCATATTGGTTTTGCGTTATTACCTTCGttatatactatatgtatatacatatatatatatatagatatatgtttttataattttattgtgaTCCAAAAATAATTCCTTATGTTTGCAAGGCAGCAGAGTTATTTATATAAGCAATATAACTGAATtctatgcacacacacacccacccacacacacaccacacacacacaccacacacacacacacatgtttAACGCGAACTCGAATGCGATTTCCGAGCAGCTGAACCAAAATTGTATACGATATCCGATCGCATAGTATAAATCTGTACTGTCTAGCCTTATGTCCGGTCCATGTCCTTGTCCAAATCAATCCATTTGATCCGCAACTCGTAGTCTTTAGGCTCATCGAGCGGCCCAAAAATTAGGCTCTATTTATTAGGCAAATTTTGTCATAGTTTGTATTGCACGCAAATAAAAGCTaaccaaaaaaatgaaaacaccGCTTATTGTTTCACTTGCAAACCAATCGGTTtcttataaaatttttaaagtcCCTCACACATTTCAACCACGAATTGTGCCGTGTGTGACCACTGTGCACCACACATGCCACCCACTGTTGCCCCAACATCCACAACACGCTCCACTGTTTTGAAATTCCGATCAGAGGCGACCCACGGCCGtgctgcagcggcagccaTAAAAGTCGAATCAGAACGTTAAACCAGTTGCGACGCACAGTGGGCGTTGGGAAGAGAGAGAGGGACGCCGATCCAGCGAGCGAATCAGAAAGAGATGGCGAAATGCAGTGCTAGCCAAACGGGAATTTGTGGGTTCTTgaagaaaactaaaaaaaaaagaaaatattactcatacgccgcgttgtctacatgatttaataatatatattgcaTATTTTGTACGGATggttttaataaaatgtaaatgttttattgagAAATCTAGACaactgtatttatttaatagttttacttttattttggaATGAACACAATCACACAATACGGTCAATCTGGCCCACTGTGCCGATTATAACAGTTAGCGGCGCAGGCGCAACAAACTAGTTTGCCCCACAAGCAGCGGGGAGTGGCAACtaaggggggtggggggtggtTCTATTTAGGGCGTTGCAGGGGCGTCGTCAAAGGGCGCGCGCAACTAAATAGCCAACtgactaactaactaactggGAGAGCGCGAATGTGAGTGTAAGTccgagtgggagtgggagagCGAGCGTGAGTGCGCTAGTGTGGAGCGGAGCGGCGTGCGGTTAACCGTTAGCCTGCAGCGGCGGCAAGTTCAGCTCGCAGTTCAGTTCAGTCGACCAGCGGCCGCCGTGGACAAAGCAACGTAACGCCAAAGCAATCGCAGCGCAGCTCATGGATATATAGCTACAGTTAACTACCAGATACTAAACTACACACATTTCACCACATACCCAAATATACCCACCACACGCGGCATatatctctatatatatatttgagaattagaggcgtgggggtttagggggtggggtggtaactcgCGCGAGGGCGTCACACGCGTTCATATACAtcagatatagatatataggGTAGCTGCCGATCGACCAGCGAACATATAGAAAGCGGTGGTTATTTTTCTCATCTTATTTTATTGTGACAAAAATCGCGACAAGTGTTTAAAAATAGTTGTTGTGCCCAGCTAATAAAGTAAACTTGCCCgccaaactgaaactgaaactgaaactgaaactaagcCAAGCCAAACTATAAACAGCAACAATATGGTCGAGACCGTTGTCAATATCGAgcgcacaacaacaacaacgacgaaCGGACCGCCAGGTGGAGCGAACCCGACCGTTGGCAGCGGTGGCGGCTTCTGGAGCGCCATTCGCCTCAACATCGACTATTTCCGCACCATACCGGGCATCATCAAAATTGTGGAGTTTGTGAGTACATACAACTAGCTGAGATATATCACtactatatttttataattcattataaaacaaatgaaaatctaATACTTAATATTGCAACATATGATATTTCGAAACTATTGAATACGATCCACTTGAGTAGAAGTCTTTTAAAAACTGAAACCAAAAACTGGGCCAAATTTCCAAACATATCAAAATTATGTACATTACATGTTTCTAAACTCTTAGatttaaaatatgcataaatgtCGGTTTAAATAGAACTTAGGAATGCGATTATGTTGAAAAAGTACCATAATGTACATACATTATTTTGTGGAATGCTAAATTCAGACATAAGTTTCCGAATTTGGCTGTTATCGTATTTCCTCGAAACTGATAGAGCCTTCGAAACATAAAGTTTCAGAgggaaatattaaaatatacgTTGGATAATTGTTGTAGAGAAAAGTTAGAATTCCTCATAGCACTCTTATCGTCATAAATTGAACGGTTTTATCTAGAGTTTGCCTTCCGCCACCATTCTTTATCGAGATATCTCGAGACTTAAGAAACCCTAGAGCCTCGATGTGTACTCAATTACACAAATATGTATACAATATGCCCGACAACAAGTGTGTTGTGCACTTGCCCCTtttgtgtgtacatatgtCAGGATCTCATTAGACTTACGACGGATAAGATAGGGGTAGACAAGTTGTAGGAACTGCAAACATGTGAGCTCCATGGCCATGTGGTCAACTCATAGCCCTCTTCTTGTATTCCACAGACGTTAAACACTTAACGCATTTGGCCTGGTATTCGAAGCTATGTATGATCTATCTTTTTTCCCACAAATCCGCAGCAAAATGAAGTTAAAGTGTGGGCGATGCAATCGGTATGCGACGCCAACACAAGGTACTCGCAATTATATGAGTGGGCACTGGGGTAACTCAACTACCGCTCGGATGGATCACCTGCTCAGGTGTAGAAAGTTTTCAGGCAAAAATTTCTCTATTCTCAATGGGCCAACGCTTGGTGGGCACAAGGTCAAGGGATAACGACAAGTGCTTGGGACCCacatgaaaaatgcattattAAGCGCTCGTCAGTTGTTACGGAGAAAATCAATAGCGGATAAATGGGAGGAGTGCTGGGTGCTTCGATGATATGATTACCGTCACAATAAGCTGTCGTTtattaacttatatatattgattttctgtTCTGAAAATCGGCTATTATCAGGCGACTAAGCTAGTTTAGCTGACGGCTGACGAAGTAATTTGCGGATGTTCTGGTAGGACTTATTTCCAATTCATATACTAATCTGACCAAAAAAGGAAAGCAAATACTTGTCATTCAAATATGCTTTGATTTCACCAATGGCTagttaattttctttttcggttAGCGGTGTGCCTGTCGATTGGGATATTTTTGTGGCAACTAATCTTATCGGTACCCTTAAGCGATAGTCTGCTGATAGTCGTCTCAGCGCAGTGTGAAATATGTAAAAGTGCTCCACTTGAGAGTTGCCACAAAAACAGGGCCGTAATTGCAGCTGCTCGTTTCCCAAATGCCAATTGATAGGTATTAAGCccgttaaataaataattcaaattggGCCAAATGGCGGGAAACTTGACCACTTTCATGGCTATCTATTTTAAGACTTTTGTTTCTTGAGCTTAACTAAATTATATTAGATTATTGGTACTATAGTTCGAATTTGACTGCAGTTTTGACTGTTTTCACCGATTGTGACTCATTTCGAACAATTCTGCGAATATATTGAGTGCCATAGCTAATCGCTCGttactcatacgcaccgttATCCGAACAAAGTGGACGATAATGTGGCGACCACCTGTTTGCGAGCGGAGAGGAGCAGACCGACGATATTTTCGGTAGCCATGCTCCTGCTGATAAGCCAATCGATTCCTGACACCTGACTGCCGATCGTTAATTTGCCCACGGACCATTACACATACTCATCCGCCCAGTGGTCCCAAATcataccaacaacaacaacaacaacaacaaagcccCCGAAATATAACGCTTCTTTCGTATCTTATCGTTGGCAATTAGCATTTTGGACCCAGCATTGCCTCAATTTACTTACCATACATATTCACGCGATGCCCCAAGCATATATGCATTCCATGGCCAAGTGTgctctatatacatatatacgtacatacacATCGGAATATCTACGAGTATATGCAAATTCGGAAAGAGAACGATTTATTATTAAGTTTTGTTGGTCGCGGTCCCTGCCGTTcgagaatattttttttataatagcCTAATTACGTAAGACGTGTATTTTGGAAGCTGCCGACGGCATTCTTATTGTTTGGCATTGTAGCATTGTCgtggattttaattttaatacgAATGTTTTAGCCAAAAGCGGAAATTATGACACAAATACGGGGTGTCATTCAAGAAATTGTTAACCACAAAAATGCGGGGGAGGCGAAGAGATCTGGGGAATTCGAGCCGAAAGTCACTTTAGACAGATGCTGGCGTTTGTTGGCGGTTTGTTGATGAAAATGCGATCGATCGTTGTGGCATCATGTACAGTGCATGCCATAAACGTAGGCTGTTTGGCTTGTAGCCGAAAGCAGTTAACTTAAACTATcggaaatataaattgtatattgctACTATCTTATGGGCGCACTTTTTCTGAAACCTCAAATCTTATCCCTTTTCAGTTATAAGTTTCAGTTAGCGTCTTGCCTTACAGCTGCGAAACGGACTGCACTAAGTGCACATGGCTATGCAAATACGTGTGTGTTTGCAAACTGTGTGCTTGGGTACATTTTAGGTAATTGACGCTGACTAAGTGTACGGCGCTCAGGAAAGTGAGCTCATCTTTGAAGCTCCGTCTTGGCCCTGTTAACAGATTGTTAGCCAACAAAAGGGAgggcatacatatgtatgtatacaatTCAAGGGCATTGATCCTTCTATTAGATAATCCAGTTATGGTTGTCCATTAACTTcgaactatatatatatttgtaccACCACAATTGGAATATTTGTTAAACATTGCGAGGATATTAGCTTACAGGTATTGTTTAAACTTTAAGCTTTCGAAGAAAGAacattatttatacatatgtagttgGAAGTTTGTAATCTAACGATCTTGTTGTTTATGTGCGACCACTAGAATTTCTGTGGCTTCCATTGAACTTCAGACGAGGCAGACGCGGCTAGGAACCGTAGACCGTATAATCGGAGGCCAAGAACTCGATCCATTTCAGTGGCGTTTCGCGTCATTGAATTTCGCTCGAAAAGTAAATAATTATGTTGCTGCCCCGATCGATATACCCAGATGCACCCAACTCTCTACGCAGTTTTTCATGCTCCACAAGGCAATTTGATCGTTGCCATGGAACTAAAGATTAtggttatatgtatatggttATAAGAACTTTCCAACCGTGCACATAAGAACTGATTAACACATacaaatgtgtatatatatgccaATCTTGTCGTTATATATACCTTATGTATGCATACGCagaagtaaaaataaaaataaaaagcccGCCATAAATTATGCTTAGAAAAGATAAAATTCGTATAATTCCCAGACGAATTTCTCTCtggctcttttatttttgaaaagtgACGCACAACATTTGTGGATCACAAGTGCgaggctaaaaaaaaaagtatataagtCAAATGAAGAATACGAACACCATTTGGAAAATGCATGAATCCAAGATCCAAGATCAACAAATCTCAACAAATCGCTGACAGTTCAATCAACCTTTGATATGCGGCTGCTGTGCAGTTAATTGTTTACCAGATAGCAAATaagaaacacacacaaaaaaaaaaacaaaggggACAACAACAAGATGTTGCTATCAACAGGTCGCTTTTGGCCTGGGCTACAACTTTCAGCTTTCACTTTTCGTGTACCTTTTGTTTTAGCCAAAAACACAATGCTCAAGTCGACTGACTGCGCACACCTGTTTGATTTCTTATTTTGTTGCTGTGTCGCCAAAAGCTTATTGCCATTTAATTGCCTAAAACAACCACGAATGTGTGTCATCATCGGCACCTGTCATCCAGCTTTATGATCTTAGTGTTCCTAACTCACGAAATCGCCCTGCGAATTTGCTTGAAATGCGATAAGGTTCTCGAAAATGACTTACAGATAGTtcagtatacatatattaacaAGTTATTGGTAATATATACTGAGTCATTCATAGATACGGGATACTGTTACCTCAGTTTGTTTGAAATATGACATAAACTTAAGTTAAGTTGAGTAAAATGGAGTACCTAATTGTTTCTGAGCCATTTTACTACAAGCACATTTCCAAATAAATCTGAgctacatatgtatctatgtacatatgtatctatgtatctgtGCAGTGGCATTCTTTGAATTCACCGCTTAATTAGCTGGAGAACAAGGCGACATTCTGAGCACAGCCTCTAATTTTTCATGGCGTGCATTCAATTGAAGGTGACATCACGACATGCTCACTCCAGATTCGAAATCACGACCTTGAAGAGGCGCCTCTCAATTGGAGGAAGATCACGATCTGGGTgactatacata
The DNA window shown above is from Drosophila melanogaster chromosome X and carries:
- the Atg8a gene encoding Autophagy-related 8a, isoform B gives rise to the protein MENRKVIVEKAPKARIGDLDKKKYLVPSDLTVGQFYFLIRKRIHLRPEDALFFFVNNVIPPTSATMGSLYQEHHEEDYFLYIAYSDENVYGMAKIN
- the BTBD9 gene encoding BTB (POZ) domain containing 9, isoform B translates to MSSQGHHKMSGGGKKGAMEQDYTDVVDLGDRFSADMARLCMNEQYADVEFIVEEERIPAHRVILAARSEYFRALLYGGMAETTQRQIPLEVPLEAFKVLLRYIYSGTLLLSTLDEDSTIDVLGMANQYGFQDLEMAISNYLRQYLALDNVCMILDAARLYNLEELTEVCLMFMDRNAGDLLLHNSFNTLSKESLEEVLRRDCFFAPEVQIFLAVWKWSRFNSNVDFKSVVSYVRLPLMNLEHLLQVVRPSGILDPDKILDAIDERSTSKALPYRAALWPEENVAAETFLSRCIQGECRDALLDGDVTTYDMENGYTRHCITDSKDAGIVVELGTFCMINHIRMLLWDRDSRAYSYYVEVSGDQQHWDRVVDYSDYHCRSWQYLYFEARPVRFIRLVGTQNTVNRVFHVVGLEAMHTAKVPRLVNHFVAPKTNVATVEMSAIVTDGVSRTRNALINGDYVRYDWDSGYTCHQLGSGEIVVRLGQPYYLGSMRLLLWDCDDRTYSFYIEISTNRKEWQMVVDRRNDRTRSWQNFHFTPRPVVYIRIVGTRNTANEIFHCVHLECPTQDKNYLKKIADMEKEREKREKEKKTAKTDDDNIASTSGSSLASGHAESPSTSSSSSQSVLRSIHWPPQTREVAVAPLTPPALSPPGTPALPAPLTPATSSPHNNHEQNQPSNISADASHHTSPSSRSNPSPSLSRSRSQSAELEPVPPLVELDTRETL
- the Atg8a gene encoding Autophagy-related 8a, isoform C, with amino-acid sequence MCMCFCIMNKKKQMIQVIVEKAPKARIGDLDKKKYLVPSDLTVGQFYFLIRKRIHLRPEDALFFFVNNVIPPTSATMGSLYQEHHEEDYFLYIAYSDENVYGMAKIN
- the Atg8a gene encoding Autophagy-related 8a, isoform A, which translates into the protein MKFQYKEEHAFEKRRAEGDKIRRKYPDRVPVIVEKAPKARIGDLDKKKYLVPSDLTVGQFYFLIRKRIHLRPEDALFFFVNNVIPPTSATMGSLYQEHHEEDYFLYIAYSDENVYGMAKIN